Part of the Dehalococcoidia bacterium genome is shown below.
CGGTGTAGCCCTGCATGGTGAGCGTGGTGCGGCCCTCCTGCTCGGCGAAGCTCAGCACATTCAAGATCTCCAGCGGCCAGGTGGCGCTGAACGGCGCGCGCACCGTGTTGCCCGCCGCATCAGAGAAGGCGCTGACGAAGGCGAGCCGCTCCGGCGGCGTGACTTCGCGGTAGACAAACTTGCCCCACAGATCGGCGCCGTCCGGGGCGCGCATGCCGTAGTGGAAGACGCCGCCCGGCCGCAGATCGAGCGTGCCGGTCACCCAGGTGAAGCCTTGCGGTCCCCACCACTGCCGCAGGCGCTCAAGCTCCGTCCACGCTTTGAAGACCAGTTCGCGCGGCGCGGCGAAGACACGGGTGATCGTCAGCTCGGGCGCGGCCGCGTCAGTGCTGCTCGTGCGTTCGGTCATCGGGTTGCTCCCTGGTCTGGTCGCTCTGCACGCTGCGCAGATAGTCGTGCAAACGGTCGAAGCTCGCTTCCCAGTAACGGCGGTACTGCTCCACCCAGTCGGCCACGTCCTTGAGCGGCGCTGCCTCCAGCCGGCAGGGCCGCCACTGCGCCGCGCGCCCGCGCGTGATCAGGCCGGCGCGCTCCAGCACCTTCAGGTGCTTGGAGACGGCGGGCAGGCTCATGGCGAAGGGCGCGGCCAGCGCGGTCACCGACGCCTCGCCGCCGGCGAGCTGTGCCAGGATCGCGCGCCGCGTCGGATCGGCGAGCGCCGCGAAGGTGGTATCGAGGGGGTCCACCGGCATGCCGAATCAACCATCTGGTTAATTAACTCATCGGTAGAATACAACGGCTGCGGCGGGCTGTCAAGCGCAGCCCTTCGGCCCTCACCCCCGTCCCCCTCTCCCAATCCTGGGCGAGGGGCGATCGAGCGTCGGGCGATCCGTTTCGTGATCGGTTAACCCGACGCCGTCCGCTGCCCGCTCCGCCGGATCGCCCCTTTCCCTCATCCCAAATCGCGCTCCGCGCGATGTCAGAGATTGGGGGAAAGGGGATGGGGGGAACGAGGGTCCGCCGCTACGGCCGCCGCCCGCTACGCCTGGCGCGCCAGCCGCTGTTCAAGCTCCGCCTTCGTCACGTTCAGCAGCACGCCCTTGTCCCCGATCTCCTGCACCCAGGCGACCGGCAGATCCACCTCGTTCTTGAACAACAGGCCGCGCTTCAGCGTGAGGTGATGCGGCGCGCCGCCGTCCTGGTCGAGGCTCAGCTCACCGACCTCGCCGATCTTCTCGCCGTCGGCGTCCAGCACATCGCTGCCCGCGCGGATCGCCGCGCGCTGCAGGTCGTCCGGCGAGATCTGCTCGCCGCCGGGGTAGCCCAACGGCGGTTCGACCTGGCCGTAAGACGCCACGCCGATCGCCGTGATCGCATCCAGCAGAAACTCGGTGTTGTTGAAGCCGGGCGGGCCGACGTAATCCGGATCGGGGGCGCGGTAGCGGTCGTCGGTGAAGCCGTTGAAGCGCTCAAACGCCTGCTTGTCCGCGTCGAGATAGACGGCGCCTTCCTCGACCTTCGTCACACAGCTCAGCGGCACGATGCGCTCATTGCCGAAGAGGAAGCCGTGCTTCACGACCAGATCCGTGACGTGCCCGCTTTGCGCATCCACGATCACGCGGTGCACCTCGCCCAGCTTGCCGTCGGCGCCGTACACCTCGCTGCCGATCCGCAGATCGCTCTTCGTACCCATGTCCTGCTCCTCTCGCCGGCGGGGCCGTCGCTGCATCGAGCGTACGCGCATTTGGGCTCGCGCCAACCCCTCCGGCGCGGTAGGCCGCCATACTCGATCGGCGCAAACGGCAGCCGGCCCGACGCCGCTGCATGGCGCGCTGCGGTACTATCAAACACGTGATCGCCGCGCTGCGCCGCCCCCTGGACAGCGAACGCCGCGCCAGCCTCGCCATCCTGGTGACGGCGCGCTGGTTCCTCCTGCTCGCCGCGCTGGTCGCGCAGGACTACCACCCCGGCAGCGGCCCGATCGCGCAGACGGGGATCAACCTGCTGATCGCGGGCTCGATCGCGCTCAACGCCTGGCTGCACCTGGCGCTGAAGCGCGGCCGGCCGGTGGGCCTCGGCCTCGCCGTGCTGGTCAGCGTCTACGACGCGGCCGCGATCACGGCGGCGATCGTTCTGGCCGACGGCTTCACCAGCTCGGCCTACATCCTGTACTACCCGGCGCTGCTCGCCTTCGCCCTGGTCTTTCCCGGCCGCTGGGGCGTGCTCTACGGCGCAACCACGGCGGCGGCCTACTTCGTCGTCTCCTGCCTGGCGCGCGGCACCTTCCACCCGGGCAGCGTGACCGACCAGAAGACGATGGAGCTGCGCCTGGCGACAATGGCCGCCTCGGTGCTGATCGCCAACCTGATCGTGCGCCTCGAACGCGAGCGGCGCGAGCGCGCCGTGGCCGCCGAGACCGAGCGCCGCGAGCAAGTGCTGGCGCTGGAGAAGCGGGCGCTGGAGCTGGAGCGCGTCGCGCAGGAGGAACGCGCCCGGCTCTCGCGCGAGGTGCACGACGGCATCTCGCAGAACGTCTACATGCTCTCGCTGGGGCTGGAGACGGCGGCGCTGATCGAGCGCGAGACGCACGATGCCGCGCTGGCTGAGCGGCTAGAGGCGCTGGTGCGCCTCGCCAAAGGCACGCTGCTGGAAACGCGCAACCTGCTCTTCGACCTGGCCGGCGTGATGGCCGGCGAGCAGAGCCTGACCGCGTTGGTGCAGAACCAGGCGCGTGAATTCACCGCCATCACCGGCATTCCGGCGCAGGTCACGGTCGAGGGCGAGGAGCGTACCCTCCCGCCGGCCACGGTCGGCGAGGTCTACCGCGTGCTGCAGGAGGGGCTGGCGAACGTGTTCAAGCACGCGCGGGCCGGCGCCGTCACGTTGCGCCTCCGCTACGGCGCCAGGGCGCTCGACCTGCAGATCGCCGACAGCGGCGCCGGCTTCGACGCCGGGGAGCCGGCAGCGCGCGGCTACGGCTTGAAGAACATGCAGGCGCGGGCGGCGCGCGTGGGCGGCGGTATCCTGCTCGCCTCGCGCCCCGGCGCCGGCACCACGCTCACCGTCACCGTACCGTACGGATCGAACATACCACCGATCCCCCAGGAGCGTAGCGATGCCGCCGATCCGCGTGCTGCTGGTTGACGACCACGAGGTCGTGCGCATCGGCCTGCGGGCGATGCTGGAGCTGGAGCCGGACATCCGCGTCGCCGGCGAGGCAGCCGACGGGCAGACGGCAGTCGCGCTGGCGCCCTCGCTGCAGCCCGACGTGGTGCTGATGGACATCCGGATGGGCGCGATGGACGGCATCGCAGCCTGCCGCGAGCTGAAGGAGCGGCTGCCGAGCGCGGCGGTGCTGATGCTGACCTCGTTCGGCACGGAGGAGTCGGTGCTGGCGGCGCTGATGGCCGGCGCCTCCGGCTTCTTGTTGAAGAACACCGGCCGCGCCGAGGTGCTGCGCGCCGTGCGCGCCGTGGCGGCGGGGCAGTCGCTGCTTGACCCGGCCGTCACGCGCAAGGTCACGGAGCGGCTGGTGCAGCTCGCCAGGCAGGAGGAGAACGCCGAGCTGGCGCAGCTTTCGCCGCGCGAGCGCGAGGTGCTGGCGCTCGTGGCGCAGGGCCGCACCAACCGCGAGATCGCGGAGCAGCTCGTGCTCTCCGAAGTCACGGCGCGCAACCACGTCAGCCACATCCTCGAAAAGCTGGGCATGAACCGGCGCAGCGAGGCCGCGGCCTTCGCGGCGCGCCTCGGCCTCGGCGCGCCGCCCGCCTGAGCGCGCTCAGCCCAGCGGCCGCCGCTCCGCCCAGCCTTCCCAGAAGCGGCAGTGCTCGCGGTAGCCGAGCGCGGCGTAGACATGGATGGCGGGTGCGTTGTCGGCGCGCACGTTCAGCACCACGTCGCGACACCCCTTCGCCAGCAGCGCCGCCGTCACCGCGGCCGTCACGGCGCGGGCGAGGCCGCGGCCGCGCGCCTCCGGCCGGGTGAAGATGTTGCCCACGGCGCCCGCGCCCTCTCCTGGACAGACGACGTGCGTGCCGCCGGCCGCCAGCAGCCGCCCATCCGCTTCCACGCCGAAGAAGCAACCGCCGTCCAGCAGCTCTTCGCGGAAGACGTTTTCGTCGTAGCCGGCGTAGAGGTCGAACAGCGCCGCCGCATCGGCCCGGCCGAGCGCACGCGGCCGTGGCGGGCTGGCAACCGGCGGGTGGAAGGCGGCGGCGTCCGTGTGCATGCGCAGCATCTCGTGCAGGCCGGGTCGCGGCGCGTAATAGCGCTCGACGATCTGCCGATGCCCGGCTCGAACGGACAGCTCGGCGCCGCGCGGCAGATCGCCGGCGATCGTGGCAAAGATGGCGGCCACGCCCTCGCCTTCGCCTTGCGGGACGATCACCGTGATCGCCGGGTGTTGCAGCGCCAGGCAGCCGGCGGAAGGCGTCTCGCCCTCACGCGCGGCCAGGGCGAAGCGGCTGTACTGCCGGAAGGGCTGCTCCAGGTCGGCGAGCGCGTAGCCGTTCCAGGCGCGGTCGCGGTTGAGCAGCGCCCGCGCGGCGTCTGTACCGGCATCGGGCGTCACGTGCCAGCCCATGCCACACCTGCCCCGGCCTTCACTCCGGCCTCGCCGCACCGGGGCGACGTTGCCGGCGGCGCGGCTTCCCGCTGCCACCGCGCAGGGAGCGCTTTGCGCCCGAACCGGGGTGAGCGGCCAAGCGTTCATCTCCCGGCGCGGCCGCCATCTGTTCCAGCTCCCTGGCGGAGCCGGATCGCCCGCCGGACCGTCGTTCGCCCCTGACTATGCGCTCCCTCCGCGGCGAAGGCGCCGCGTCGACGCCGGCCGAAGCCAGGTCCGGCGGACCCGGCTCCTCGTGCAGCGCCGGGTCCGTTGGGTCACGGTAGATCACGCTGGCGAAGGCCCACATTGGCGCGTCGGGGTCTTCCTGGGGCGGCACGGCGTCGTTGTCCGGGTCGGCGGCGCGCGGACCGCCCCAGTACTCCGCGATCAGCGCCAGCAGCCGCCGGTGGAACTCGTCGACCCGCTCGCGCGGCAGGCGCGCGTGCCGCCCCTCCCAGTTCGGCCGCTCGCCCGCCTCGGTGAAACGCGCCACGCTGGCGATCACCTCCTGGCTCAGCGCCTCGAACTCGCCGGCGGTGACGGCGGGCAGCAGGTCCGGCCCGGCGCGTACGCCGAACCAGCGCGCGACGCCGCGGTAATACTTCTCGACGTTGCCGCCCTTGATGCGCTGGTCCACCAGCACGATCAGCCCGGCGTCCAGCAAATAGCGCACGTGGTGCAGCACCTTGGCGTGCGGCTCGCCCAGCGCCGTCGCCACCTGCTGGTTGGTCGCCTCGCGCTCGCAGAGAATGCTGAGCACGCGGTTGCGCAGCGGGTCGGCGAGCGCCTTGAGCTGCTCGGGCGTGTTGATGATCTGGAAGAGGACCGGCTGAAACTCGGACACGGCTTCTCCACCGATCTGCGTTCACGCGCAGCGCGATCGTGAACGCATGCTGCGCCGCGACGCCGGCCCTATCATCCCACGGGGGCGGCAACGGCGCTCAGATCGCGCTCATATGGCGGTTGTTGCGGCCGCGCTCGGCGTGGCGGCGCTCGGCGATCTCGAGGCAGTGCGTCACCACGCTGGCCGGATCGAGCCCGGAGAGCCGCCACAGCTCCAGCGAGAGGGCGCCGGGAATCGTATTGACCTCGTTGAGGATGACGTTCCCCTCGCCGTCGAGCAGGAAATCGACCCGCGCGGCGCCGGCGCAGCCAAGCGCGACGAAGGCCCGCTTCGCCTGGGCGCGGATCTCCTCGGCCAGCGCGTCGGGGATCTCGGCGGGCACTTTGCGCCCGACGCCGGCCACCGAGCCGAACAGCTTGGCGCCGCCCGAAAGGTACTTCTTGCCATAGTCCTGCCAGTCGCCGCCAGCGGGCTGCTCGCAGAGCGAAGCCTGCACCTGCTCGCGGTAGCCCAGCACGGCCACGTTGATCTCGGTCGCCGCCTCCACGGCCTCCTCGACGATAATGCGCTCGTCTACCTCGGCGGCCACGCCCATCGCCAGGAAGAGCTGGTCCTCGTCCGGCGCCGGGTTCACGCCCTTGCTGGAGCCGAGGCCGTTCGGCTTGACGAACAGCGGATAGCGCAGCTCGGCCTCGATCCGCGCGATCACCGCGGGCGAGTCTTCCTCCCACTGCTCGCGCGTGACCGTGATCGCGCGCTGCTGGCGGAAGCCGGCGCCGGCGAAGACGCGCTTCATCAGCGTCTTGTCCATGCCGGCGGCCGAGGCGGCCACGTCGGAGCCGGTGTAGGGCACGCCAGCCAGCTCGAACAGCCCCTGCAGCGTGCCGTCCTCGCCGTTGGTGCCGTGCGTGGCGAGGAAGGCGACGTCGAACGGCGTCTCGGCGTGGCGGCTGCCGGGCGCGGTCAGCAGGCGTGGCCCGCCGGCCTGCGGACGCGGCAAAAGGGTGACTTCCGCGGCCTGGCCGGTGAAGGCCCGCGCCCAGCGATCGACGTTGTTGAACAGCTCCTGGCCGAAGCTCTGCGTCTCCAGAAAGTCATGGCCCAGCCACCAGGCGCCGTCCTGCGCGATGTAGAGCGGCAGCGTCTCGCAGCTCGCGGCGCGCAGCGCCTCCCAGATCGTGCGCGCCGTAACCACGGAGACACCGTGCTCGACGGAGCGGCTGCCGAAGAAGAGGGCGACGCGACGAGCCATCCGGGCGCTCCCGCAGCAGAACTGCGGTAACCATATAACAGCGGCAGGAAACGAGCGACCGCGCCGGCCGCCCTCGCGCGGACCGGGTGCGAGCCGCATCGCCTCTGCCGCGTGGGCCACACCGGGCGCCGCCGGCAGGACAAAACCCGCGAGCCGCCCTATGCTGGGCGGCTCGCGGGCTGCGGTGCTGCTCGAACCCGTGCGCTAGTGCGAAGCGGCCGGCGAAGGAGCCGGGGAGGCGGCCGGCTGCGGCCCAGCGGCCGGCTTCGGCGAGGCCACCGGCACCGGCAGCGGCACGCCGCAGGCGAGGCCCAGCGCCTGGATCAGCGACTGGCCCGAGTTCTCGATGCAGTTGATCGACTGGCCGTCCGACTCGTCGAAGCGGTGCGCGGAGAGGCGCAGCGAGCCGATCGTGTCGGCCAGGGCCAGGCGCTCGGCGTCCTGCGGCGAAACGGCCAGCGTCACGGTCTTCGCCTCGGCCTGCGTCTTGCCGGCCGCGACTTTGCCGCTCGACGGCTGCGTGGAGCCGTTCTCGCTCGCCTGTGCGACCGCCAGTACCGTGGCGCTCTGCAGGATCGTGGCGGCGATCATATGCGTGGGCTTGCTGGCGTCGGATTTGCCCAGCGGCGCCCCGCTCGTGCCGTTGTCATTGACCTGGAACACGCCGATCACATCCACGAGATCGCCCGGCTGCACCAGGCCGCCGACGCTCGCGACTTCCGTCACCTGGATCGAGGCGGCGCGCAGGCCGGGCGGCACGGTGCCGGTGAAGCCGAGTTCCTTCGGATCGGCGGCGATGCGCGCCGTGAGCACCTGCTCGCCGGCGCCGATCGCGGCCTTCGTCGCCTTGCCCACCAGCGGCTTGCTGTCGGTGTAGGCGGTGGCGAGGCGCAGGCTGGACGGCACCTGCTTCACGGTGACCATACCGTCGGTCACAACCGTACGCGCCGGAATATCCTGCCGCGCGACGATGACGGGCACCAGTGTGCCGCCGGTGCTGCTGGCGCCGGCGCTGCTCAGCAAGCGCCAGACGAGGAAGGCGCTGAGCAAGCCGAAGACCACCGAGATGATCAGTACCCGGCGGCTGCCCGATGCCTTTGCGCGCTGTGCGGGCCACGTGGTCGCCATGAAGTTCCCCCCTCTTGTGCCGGGTGCTGGCCGCTGCCATACCCGCGCTGCTACTCGATGCGCATATGCGCAGTGGCCGTGATCGTCATGCTGCTGCCCCAGTTCGGGGCGCCGGGCAACAGCTTGACCAGCGAGTTCACCGGCGTGGCGAAGGGCAGCGAATACTGGACCGTCATCGCCACATCGGAGCCGCTGCTGCCGCCCACGTTGCTGGAAGTGGCCGTCGGCGTCACGCCGAAGCAGGTGCCGGCCGAGGCGACCGCGCGATCCTCCGACGTAGATTGGTTGGCGCCGCCGATCGCCAGGCGCGCGCCCTCACGGGCGCCGTTGGTGCCGTCGACCCAGCAGGTGTAGGCGCGGCCGAAGTCCACGGCGCCGAACAGCAGCACACAGGTGATCGTGAGCACCAGCGCGAACTCGACGAACGCCTGCCCGCGCTGCGCTTGCAGGCGGCGCACGGCTGCCGGCAGCCTGCGCGCCGTCCAACGCCTCTCGCTTCCCGTCCGATGCACGGTCATCGCCACATCACTCCATGTGCATCCGGGACGTGGATGAGATGACCCAGGGGCCGGTGGCGATCGTGCCGCCGGTCAGCAGCTTGACCAGACCGCCCAGCGGCGTGATGAAGGAGAGGTTGTAGGAGGTGTCCACCTGCACCTGCGAATCGAGGCCCGGCGAGGTCACGTAGCTGACGTTCGCGCTGAAGTTCGCATCGCCGAAGGGGCCGGCCGTGCTCTTGGCCTGCGCCTGGATCGCGGAAGTCGTCGCGTGGGTGACGCCCAGCCGGGCACCCTCGCGCGCGGCGTTGCTGACCTCGACGTAGCAGATATAGGCGCGGCCAAAGTCGATCAGGCCGAAGATCAGCACCAGCATCAGCGTGATCACCAGCGAGAACTCGACCATCGCCTGGCCGCCCTCCCGCAGGGCGCGGCCGGCGCGGCGGCTGGGCGGACGCCAGCGGGCAGTGGGCCAGAGCATCGACGTTATCCTTGTGCTCGCTCTGCGACTCATGGGCGCTGCCGGGACTACCGCTAAGCATCGACCGTTCCACCCGTTCGCTTTAGCCCCAGCGGCCGGCTGCTGCACTTCTGGCCGCTACTGCACCAGGTGCGGAGTGCAGGTGCCGATGCCGGTGCCGCACTGCGCGTACGTGGGCGGCTGCGGGTCGCCCGACTGGAAGGTGCCTTCTGTGCTGGTGAACTTGATGATCTTGCCGGTGAAGTCGTTGGGACAGCCGTTTGGCAGCCCGGTGGTGTCGACGCTGATGTCCAGCGTGACGAAGCCGATGACGTGCAGCACCTGGTTGTCGCCGCTGCCGGAGGAGGCGTCGGTGATCGGCAAGACGATGTACGGCGATCCGCTCTTCTGAATCGCCTGAAGCTGGCTTACCGGCTCCTGGCCGCAGCGGTTGCCACCTTTTGTCCGGTTTTCGCCGAGAACAACGGTGTAGTCGCAGCCCGGCGGGATGAAGCAAAGGAAGCCTTTGAAGTCGTTCGCGTTCGTATTCCAGGCCGGGTTGGTGCGGTATTGGTAGACGTTCTCGGCGATCCAGCTCGTGGAACGATAGGTGACGATATCGTTCACCTGATGCGGCAAATTGGTATCGACTCTATTGTTCCAGACCGTGTACGGGAAAAAGCTGCCGCTGCAGCTATTGCCGCTGCCGGGACAGTAGGTGAACTCGCTGGCGCCGCCGATCACGACTTTGGCCGTGGCCGTCACGTTGGCGCTGGTGATCCCCAGCACCCTCGCCAGCGAGAAGGGCACGTTGCGCTTGAGCGAGACGGTGATCGTGTCATTGGTGAAGTTCGTCGAGCTGACCGCGTTGGTCACGACGCTGTCGCTCGCGCTGCCGAAGTTGTTCTTCGTCAGCCACTGCACCGAATCCGTCGTCGCCTGGGTGTTGCTCACCGGCAGGTCGTAGGCGCCGGCGAAGGCGGCGGCGTCGGCGGCGTTCTGCAGCTTGCGGCGGTTCTCCACCGTGTTGCTGCCGTCGAGCGTCAGGCCCGCCATGCCCACGATCGCGACCAGGGCCAGTGCCCACAGCACCAGCGACTGACCGCGTTCGCCGTCGCGCCCGCCGCGGTTGCAAGGTTCTTTGCCTCGAAGCCATCGCAATGCGTGCATATTGACCTCACCAGCCGGAATCCTCCGGCCGCGGGTTGCTCGCCTGCGCCGTGCAGGCCGTCACCTTAAGAATCGCCTTCCGGCGCGGGAAGTTACGCCGCTGTGGGAACGGCCGCGGCGTTGTATCCAAATCGTTCCTCGGCCAACCGCCGCTCCGGCTCACGCGCAGACGGCGGCGACGGCGTAGCCGCGCCGATCTGCCGCGGACGCCACGTTCCATTAATAGGCACAAATAGGCACACGTCGCCGCCGCCTGCAGCGCTGCCGGCGCACCCAGGCGCCGGGCCAGATCGCGATCGATCGGCGATTGGCAGATCGGCAATCCAGGGACCAACCATGCAC
Proteins encoded:
- a CDS encoding metalloregulator ArsR/SmtB family transcription factor, giving the protein MDPLDTTFAALADPTRRAILAQLAGGEASVTALAAPFAMSLPAVSKHLKVLERAGLITRGRAAQWRPCRLEAAPLKDVADWVEQYRRYWEASFDRLHDYLRSVQSDQTREQPDDRTHEQH
- a CDS encoding Tad domain-containing protein → MHALRWLRGKEPCNRGGRDGERGQSLVLWALALVAIVGMAGLTLDGSNTVENRRKLQNAADAAAFAGAYDLPVSNTQATTDSVQWLTKNNFGSASDSVVTNAVSSTNFTNDTITVSLKRNVPFSLARVLGITSANVTATAKVVIGGASEFTYCPGSGNSCSGSFFPYTVWNNRVDTNLPHQVNDIVTYRSTSWIAENVYQYRTNPAWNTNANDFKGFLCFIPPGCDYTVVLGENRTKGGNRCGQEPVSQLQAIQKSGSPYIVLPITDASSGSGDNQVLHVIGFVTLDISVDTTGLPNGCPNDFTGKIIKFTSTEGTFQSGDPQPPTYAQCGTGIGTCTPHLVQ
- a CDS encoding D-alanine--D-alanine ligase family protein, whose product is MARRVALFFGSRSVEHGVSVVTARTIWEALRAASCETLPLYIAQDGAWWLGHDFLETQSFGQELFNNVDRWARAFTGQAAEVTLLPRPQAGGPRLLTAPGSRHAETPFDVAFLATHGTNGEDGTLQGLFELAGVPYTGSDVAASAAGMDKTLMKRVFAGAGFRQQRAITVTREQWEEDSPAVIARIEAELRYPLFVKPNGLGSSKGVNPAPDEDQLFLAMGVAAEVDERIIVEEAVEAATEINVAVLGYREQVQASLCEQPAGGDWQDYGKKYLSGGAKLFGSVAGVGRKVPAEIPDALAEEIRAQAKRAFVALGCAGAARVDFLLDGEGNVILNEVNTIPGALSLELWRLSGLDPASVVTHCLEIAERRHAERGRNNRHMSAI
- a CDS encoding ATP-binding protein, translated to MARCGTIKHVIAALRRPLDSERRASLAILVTARWFLLLAALVAQDYHPGSGPIAQTGINLLIAGSIALNAWLHLALKRGRPVGLGLAVLVSVYDAAAITAAIVLADGFTSSAYILYYPALLAFALVFPGRWGVLYGATTAAAYFVVSCLARGTFHPGSVTDQKTMELRLATMAASVLIANLIVRLERERRERAVAAETERREQVLALEKRALELERVAQEERARLSREVHDGISQNVYMLSLGLETAALIERETHDAALAERLEALVRLAKGTLLETRNLLFDLAGVMAGEQSLTALVQNQAREFTAITGIPAQVTVEGEERTLPPATVGEVYRVLQEGLANVFKHARAGAVTLRLRYGARALDLQIADSGAGFDAGEPAARGYGLKNMQARAARVGGGILLASRPGAGTTLTVTVPYGSNIPPIPQERSDAADPRAAG
- the cpaB gene encoding Flp pilus assembly protein CpaB; the encoded protein is MATTWPAQRAKASGSRRVLIISVVFGLLSAFLVWRLLSSAGASSTGGTLVPVIVARQDIPARTVVTDGMVTVKQVPSSLRLATAYTDSKPLVGKATKAAIGAGEQVLTARIAADPKELGFTGTVPPGLRAASIQVTEVASVGGLVQPGDLVDVIGVFQVNDNGTSGAPLGKSDASKPTHMIAATILQSATVLAVAQASENGSTQPSSGKVAAGKTQAEAKTVTLAVSPQDAERLALADTIGSLRLSAHRFDESDGQSINCIENSGQSLIQALGLACGVPLPVPVASPKPAAGPQPAASPAPSPAASH
- a CDS encoding TadE family protein: MLWPTARWRPPSRRAGRALREGGQAMVEFSLVITLMLVLIFGLIDFGRAYICYVEVSNAAREGARLGVTHATTSAIQAQAKSTAGPFGDANFSANVSYVTSPGLDSQVQVDTSYNLSFITPLGGLVKLLTGGTIATGPWVISSTSRMHME
- a CDS encoding SRPBCC domain-containing protein, producing MTERTSSTDAAAPELTITRVFAAPRELVFKAWTELERLRQWWGPQGFTWVTGTLDLRPGGVFHYGMRAPDGADLWGKFVYREVTPPERLAFVSAFSDAAGNTVRAPFSATWPLEILNVLSFAEQEGRTTLTMQGYTVNATEAERKTFAEWRDSVQQGFAGTFAQLDAHLAAA
- a CDS encoding TadE/TadG family type IV pilus assembly protein, whose protein sequence is MTVHRTGSERRWTARRLPAAVRRLQAQRGQAFVEFALVLTITCVLLFGAVDFGRAYTCWVDGTNGAREGARLAIGGANQSTSEDRAVASAGTCFGVTPTATSSNVGGSSGSDVAMTVQYSLPFATPVNSLVKLLPGAPNWGSSMTITATAHMRIE
- a CDS encoding GNAT family N-acetyltransferase, producing MGWHVTPDAGTDAARALLNRDRAWNGYALADLEQPFRQYSRFALAAREGETPSAGCLALQHPAITVIVPQGEGEGVAAIFATIAGDLPRGAELSVRAGHRQIVERYYAPRPGLHEMLRMHTDAAAFHPPVASPPRPRALGRADAAALFDLYAGYDENVFREELLDGGCFFGVEADGRLLAAGGTHVVCPGEGAGAVGNIFTRPEARGRGLARAVTAAVTAALLAKGCRDVVLNVRADNAPAIHVYAALGYREHCRFWEGWAERRPLG
- a CDS encoding response regulator transcription factor; the protein is MPPIRVLLVDDHEVVRIGLRAMLELEPDIRVAGEAADGQTAVALAPSLQPDVVLMDIRMGAMDGIAACRELKERLPSAAVLMLTSFGTEESVLAALMAGASGFLLKNTGRAEVLRAVRAVAAGQSLLDPAVTRKVTERLVQLARQEENAELAQLSPREREVLALVAQGRTNREIAEQLVLSEVTARNHVSHILEKLGMNRRSEAAAFAARLGLGAPPA
- a CDS encoding helix-turn-helix domain-containing protein, translating into MSEFQPVLFQIINTPEQLKALADPLRNRVLSILCEREATNQQVATALGEPHAKVLHHVRYLLDAGLIVLVDQRIKGGNVEKYYRGVARWFGVRAGPDLLPAVTAGEFEALSQEVIASVARFTEAGERPNWEGRHARLPRERVDEFHRRLLALIAEYWGGPRAADPDNDAVPPQEDPDAPMWAFASVIYRDPTDPALHEEPGPPDLASAGVDAAPSPRRERIVRGERRSGGRSGSARELEQMAAAPGDERLAAHPGSGAKRSLRGGSGKPRRRQRRPGAARPE
- a CDS encoding PRC-barrel domain-containing protein is translated as MGTKSDLRIGSEVYGADGKLGEVHRVIVDAQSGHVTDLVVKHGFLFGNERIVPLSCVTKVEEGAVYLDADKQAFERFNGFTDDRYRAPDPDYVGPPGFNNTEFLLDAITAIGVASYGQVEPPLGYPGGEQISPDDLQRAAIRAGSDVLDADGEKIGEVGELSLDQDGGAPHHLTLKRGLLFKNEVDLPVAWVQEIGDKGVLLNVTKAELEQRLARQA